AAAATGATTGTCACTTTTATGACAAGATACCTATAATGATAAAAACAGTAAACATGCAACTGAACTGTGACAAATTTTATGAATTTAAATTACTGTCAAACAAACAATTCTGCAAATTAATACATGCTGAGATTTTGTAACATATGTTTCCTTATAGGGTATTCTTTCTTAACTGTTCACTTGAAATTGTTGACAATTTTATGACTTAGATTTCAGATCTCTAGCTGGAATGTGGCAACTTGTGCAATTTCTTTTATAAATGTTTACCCTTTATAAAAAATCCCAGTTTACTTTGCATACAAATGCTAATATCATGATGACCTCATGCTATTCTGTATTTGGCTTATTTAATTAAATGTATTGATCACTTTTAACACCTGCAAATTCCTGTCTACACTTAACCTTGTACTTTGATCACGTTGAGTAAACAATCTAAACCATTAGGTAATCATATCTGCCAATGTCTGGTAAATTAATTGGCTAACATTGTTCTGTAATATTCCCTGTTTGAAAAtcgctgttttttttctctctgtaTGAATTCAATTCATTTAATATTAGTACctatcaaacaaaacaaataatttgcatcaaattatttctttgttcataGCAAGTCAATTTTCAGGGTAaatgaaaagaaccattggttggATATGATCTCAATGTTTTGAAGAGTATTGTATTCATTGCTCATTTCTTCAGggaaaattttttttatgaccaAGCAAAGCTTCAAAGCCTTCATATATCTCACACTTCAAATTCATTGTTTCCAGTTATATTATGtcaagaaaaacttacttttacaATGCATCAAAATTTGCTGTTCAGCATGCCCCAAAAACTGAGATTAATTACTTAGTTTGTTTACTGTGTATCAACTGATAGAAATTCTAGAAAGTTACAATATAGAATTGGAGAAAAATAATGagtttttgacatttttatcAATTAATATTAAATCTGCTAGTCTCTAATTAACATAACGGATCTTACCAAATCAAAGAAGCATAAGTGTGAACCATCTTTCAGTTCACCACTTATAGCAACCCTCAATGGCTGTTGTGACTGAACTCTAATGTTAAGTGTTTTATGCAGTAAAGCATGAAACAAATTCCCACATCCATCAATGATTCTGGCCATGAAATTCCGATGGATGTGTCAATCCCTGGTTGTCCCGACCatagaacaaaataaatatctcaaCTTGGTAGGAATGAATTTGGACTCTAGGGTGGCTATATTTTATAAAACctttttataatataaaaaagatgaacaacaattattttgtcagGAAATCTACCTTTTGACACCTTAAACCCTGACAGACTATGCAGTTTGGGAAATCTATCTTTctatatctatctatctatctagccTATGTCGCTCCCCTGCAGAAGGAAGTCCTCTTAATCACCATTCCACATTGGTCTTTCTTGTGCATGTGTGGCCTAAATTTTCTCCATACCATTCCACAATTATTTGGATTTTGGTATAAAAATGCCTGACTCTTTGATACAGACATTGTTGTTTTGTCCTACCAACCACAAGgcttctgaatccttcactcTGGCAATcgtttacagaaaaaaaactcagGACTGACAACAATCTATATTTTAGATTAGTAAATGATCCCCACCCCTTCCTCTTTCCACTAGTTAAGGATCCAAGAAAATCACAGACTAAAGCACCATAAAACTTTCTGGATTACTTAGTTGTGGCTAAATTTGCAATAAATTAGTAAATGTATAAATACATTCAATATTTTATTGCATAACTGCATACTGTTTATTCATATACCGCTCTTCATTCATTATTCCATAATAttcaaatattgatttttgcTAACATCTGGAATattatttccattgtttattatgACTGTGCTTCAACTTACCACTTGAAAACATATGTGATTATGCAAATGACAGACTATAGAAACATCCCCAACACTTCATAAACAGCAAAGttactataaaaacaaatcaataaataaactgtGGGGCTTCTAGACAGAATTGAAGGCACTAAAATAACTCTGCAATTGCATCAGTATACATTGACAATTAGGGGCCAACTTGATTGCAAAAAATAATAGAACTGAAAATGTTGCACTTCATTTTTTACcttagaaatataaaaaaaaatacaacaaacattcaaactatcatttttaaaaactcaaaACGAGTATACAAAATAGATAAAAACCAAACATAACAGTAATTCAATTGAAACATATTAAGTAATGCATTTAATGCTTTGATTGCCAAAAGCCgcatctaaaaataaaataaaaaaacccaccaaaccccccccccccctaataataataataataagtaaaataaaatatatatataaaaaataaaaataaaataaatgaaaataacagttcaatataattttttgtttttatgattagtcatatttattgaaatttgcaaaatcattGGGCTTGAAGTAATTCCTCCTTTAAAGAGAAACcatttttatgcaaattgtAGCGGGTGAAAATGTGCCATTATTGTGTGTTATCGCCAGGAAGTCTTTTGTAGGCGTTTCATCCTGAACTATTCCAACCTGCAAGCCAGGAACACCTGCTTTTTGTGAAGCATGGCACTCAAATAAGCCTACTCATTTAGTGTGAGGATGAAGACTGAAATGGACAAGTCTTGTTTTCAAGTTGTTAGTCTCTAAATTTTTGCTAGGAATATGCAATTTGCAAACAGCCCGGTAATCATTTAATATTCCCATTAAATTCAGATCACACTCTTCAGTAAAACGTAAATAGGCTAAATaatactttaaaaaatgtttgttttgtaaaattcGACCAAAGCTGCACttattttgtaaaagtaaattaacattaaaatgtattattaagtaatatttaagtatttcattttttacctgtttttattttgtgataaTCATGTAGAAAAACATGTAGATTAAGATTGTTGAATGAAATGTGTTTCATATTAAATAAATTCTTCTGGAAGTTTCATAATAATTGTTCAGAGAAAACATAATGTCTGAATAAACACTTAATAAATATTTGAAGCCTTACcgacataaaacaaaaataacaagaccaacaaaaacctttaaaaaaacaatctgaAATTTTCTAATattaaatttataatttttccTGCTATTTGAATATTGTATGGTTAGACACTGCGTGAATCAAAATGCACATATACACccctcttcaattttattaaatttaaaagtaatatcacaaataatttgtcatttttCTGAAATGAAATGCTGATTCTACACACGGAACAcgtttgttttgacaaaaacaaagacCGTCTAAATCCCCAGCAGACATCTcagaaataaaaatagaaaaccGAGCCTTCGTCAACATTCGCATCCCTTTACTCTAATGTATATTGACACAAGAGAGTGGGTTCTACTGCGGTTTTCCTGTTTTATTTATATCTGAGAGATAGAAACTGAAAAATTACATGGTCAAAGTCAAACTAGAGAGCCATTATTGAAATCATATTGAAAATAGTGAATTGAGTGACAGAAACCcattaaaatgttattaaatTTTTCAGGCATCaactcttgttttgttttattttattttgttgattgattgagtgTTTACCTTCAAGTTACttgaatttataataataataaagacttgtaatgcacacaaatccaccctgctgggtgttcaagtcGCAGTATAAGGTATAATGACAAgtcagaaatttgtttttaatagttGGATATTTAACATAAcataaatttaataatttaaaggCTATATAAGTACTAATTCAATCTACATTTGGAGCAAGTCAGGGAAAATAGAAGCTTTTAAATTAACAACAAAATCATACTTTTAATCCCCAATCTGTTATAATGAATAACAGTGTATGAAGGAAATATAACTACcattcaaaaaaaataattctggTTATATTAATTGAATGTTTCTTGCTGTGAAAAATCTCTCATATAAAGTTTTCCCTATCACAAAAACAATCAGTTGAGATTAATATAATTTCAGTCACTTCCAACCATTTCTTCAGAAAAGTCTTAACTGATAATTGTGTTTATTGTAGTTACATTTGATAGCTTGGAAAATATTGGAGCAAAACtagttatatttattttaatatttgtgtttttttctgttcaatGCAGCATGGCAAATGAGCGAACTGAGAACGGTGCAACACCAGCATACTTTGCAGCCCAGAATGGCAACTTAGCGAGCCTACAACATCTTGTGAAGAAAGCGGGGGCCAATGTGCACCTGCGGGCAAATGATGGGATGCAACCTGTACATGCCGCAGCACAGACCGGCCAACTACACTGTGTCATATGGCTGGTAAGAACCATAGAGTATAGAAGACAGCAGATACAGATAGTGTGGAGAGGGTACATCTCCCCTCCCCCAGCCCCTTTACTCCCCGGCAAGCCTCATACAATGTATGAATATGGTGGTACACTGTTCTAATCaatgtcctgggcccaatttcatagagctgctaagcacacaaatttgcttagcatgacatttttgccttgataaaaaccggatcaccaaccaaatttccacatgattttcaggatagaaacgacagctgaataccagtaacaagcaatatccaacaaatggaaatttggttggtagtcctgtttttatcaaggaagaaatttcatgctaagcaaatttttgtgctgagcagctctatgaaattgggcccaggcatcCAGGCCGAAAAACTCCTTTAGCCAACAACCATCTTGATCCACCCATGAGAAGGGATGAAGGTTTCTGTCACAAAAACtactttaattattttgagttctGGCCGAATAATTCTGGAAAAAAGTAAATCCATCTTTGATTGAGGAACTATTGCATTTTTTgaatgaacaaagacaaatataCTGCAGTGGGATATGAACCTTAACCTCCAGATTTATATGCCAGCACTCTACCAGctgagctatcaagccctatgaaGATCCTTCAAGCAAGTATGGTGGAGTGATGGcgcgttaatctggaggtcagcggttcaaatcccgctgaagtaattttgtctttgtttaatccAAAAATGCAATGATTCATTTGCTGATGGGTTTACTTTGTTGTTAgagttatttgtttttaacaaccAGAAAACAGCAGATATACAAAGAGCGTTGAGAGCTAGGGCACCCCCCCGTTCACTCCCTGGCAAGACTAATACAATCCATGTATTTGATGGTAAGCTATTGTATCTAATGGCCAGGCATCCCCTCCAATAAACTCCGACCTTCAGTTAGTAACACCTTTTATCCACCCCAACCCTTGAGAAGAAGGGAAAAGGCTGCCGCCCTCAAAAAcctgttttaattattttgtattctggtttaaaaccaaaatatttatgaataaaaaagGAAATCCATCTGCAAATTTGTCGTTGCATTTTTTTGgaatgtacaaacaaaatatttaccatagcaggatttgaacccacaacctctggattaatgtcccagcactctaccaactgagttatccAATATAGTCATATGGTGTCAGTCTTCCTTGTGGTTTGTCATACTATGAATTGTATTTTTGCAAACATTTGTTCTCTGACTGGCATTTTCAAGCATGTTTGATTTGTAATCAGAACATCAAAATGCATATATACCTATAATTAAACGGAAACGACAGAACATACTTTTGTGGCTAATGGTTGAAAGCATGCCACAAGCACGTACCAGGCACTTATTGAAGcctcttcaaatttgaagtGGTTTCATGATTTACATACTTGAACCTTATTGAGTTGTCTGGATAGAGGAAAGGTTTAGTTATTTGTTCTAGGAGGTGGTTTCCATGGAAAAGcttcattgtgtttttttaaatgtaaaagacTGATAAAGAAAAGCATCAGGAGTGAAAACAATAGAGGGAGTGACCACACTGGCTTAATGACccagaaaacaaattgtgaaaaactgAGAATTTTTCTATTTGCAATCCACTTGAAATGAAAGTTTCAATAATGATGAAGAATTTGGAGATAGTGCTTGATTTTTTAAGACAATCTGCACTAGTAGACCACACCCTGTAGCTCAAAACTTTTACTTGACCAGGGAATTATTCACAGGGcctaaaatatttttcttttttatatttgcTGAACTTCCAGCAGGAGGAGAAAAGGAGTTTGTTAAGGTATAGGAAAATTCTGGAGAGGACACCTTCTACCATTGGGCATGATCCGATTCTAATTATTCCTAGTATTGTGTTTCAGATCCAAGAGCAAGGCGTGTTGCCAATGGAGAGAGATAACGATGGTGCTACTCCTCTTCACTTTGCTGCTAGCCGTGGTCAGTCAAATGTAGTCCGATGGCTGCTGGGGAATGGAGCAACCTGTGATAAAGATCACCTTGGAGGTACTCCATTACATGACGCTGCTGAGCATGGTCAATTAGAGGTATGCGTTAGTAACACTACAGGTGGATTTATGTACTGAAGGGCGTTAGAGTTTGGAGATCATTGAAGGTGGGGGCTTGGATAAAAATGATAATGATTACAGGCCttgggctgatttcacaaagagctaagattgatcgtagctgcaaatcaatcgtagttgctaagtatagtgtgatgtcacaatacaaatcactatggtgacactgacaatttgtcttacgatggattttattgctttgatgAAATCGAACCCTAGAATTACACACAGAAGcgatgacctctgttgcccctggcctTGGTCTTGGTTCCCCTTAAATGTTTCCCTTagattttaagattttccaatggaagtgtcgTTACAATATAAAAATTGCCTTTTCCTTTTCAAGATAACATTCCAGACCTGTGACTATTAAAAAtatcttctttctcaaaaactattttacttcaaagaaaatcgtttctcacaatgttttatactatcaacagctctccattgctcattaccaagtaagtttgtatgctaacaattattttgaggaattaacaatagtgtcggAGGGGCAACAACTCCgctcatcagctgatcagaccCGGCTTTCTGTTCCTTAACTAGacggaaagctggggatagctcattctccATGGCTGCCCCTTgcctatggaatgagctccccgcgggtctgcgagaggcgatctcgttgcctgtgttcaaaagcctcctcaagacatttctgtttccccacccatcctagttcgtttttctttttttcctagtcttatgtaaagcgctctgttctctGTAGAGAGCTATATAAACGCTTCATATTATTAGGGGTTAGCAGAAATAATTAAACATAATTCCTAGGAATAATTTTActaaatattcatttgttaatTTCGGTTTGATTTTATTCACAGTGCGCCAAGATTTTAGTTGAGCATGGTTGTGATGTAAACAAAGAAGATAAAGACTTTCTTGTTGCGTCCGATCTAGCCAAAAAGTGCGGTCATCTACAAGTTTCAAAATATCTTCGAAGTATCGAGAAAAGGGTAAGTTGACTAAATTAAATCAGTTTGTTGTCAGTAGTTCATAagaacctggggtggatttcacaaaggtagtcctaacttaggactagtcctaggcaatgctaagagatgggaccagtcctaagctaggaccagtaactcatcttaacttaggactggtcctatctcttagcattgcctaggactagtcccaagttaagactacctttgtgaaatccacccctggcttCATAAGTTCTTTGTGACACACTACACCTCTTCATTACCCAAACTCGAGTGCTTTATTTTATAGAGTTGCtgaagcagaaaacattgcttagtaagtttctgctgagcaaaaaatagcagaaaacaagtcacaactgGTATAATATATGAGATGGTATTTaggctggtaagcataattgttttgtgttttgattgtttttttgttttcacaaataaTGTTCTTGAAATTCGGCCAGCCTTGTACATATGTATATTCAGTAAAAGCTTAAAAGTGAAGCATTCATTTTATTACTGCTACCTTTGTTTAAAgattttaagtttaaatatattatttgttatttgtttcaatTGTCTTATAAAAGTTGAAATCAGGgtacttttcttgtttttgttgtggcTATAGAAAACTTAACCTAGAAGCAACTTTGAATTCAAATAgtaaattaatcttgtttatGTTCTATTTTGTTTCAGAGTGGAAAGGTCAAGGGCAAAGGACGCAGTTGTCACAACATCCCTTCTGATCATGAGGCTGGAGTGTACGTCAAACACAGCTCCCCAACCTCCTCCTCTTTATCGTCCTCCATCCTGTCTGACCACGAGAGCTCATCCTCCATGGGAACCATCGGTGAGGAACTCATCGAACGTCTTGGTTGCTATGAAGTCACCGAGTCACCGGAGCCTACACCTGATCCAGAGTACGTCCAGCTTTTCGATAAACTTTCTGAAATCGACCCCTCACGGCAAGGTTTTGTCAAAATCACtccgaagaaaacaaaaaagtctcCTCAGAAATTTCACGACGCAAAAGACGTTTGCACTCAAGGAACTCAAACGGATGATGGAAGGGAGAACACTATTcctcaagaaaaaaaatcggTAACCACCCCACCTGCCATTTCGCCAAAGAAGAGTCTCCGGAGACAGACCGCGAGAGAAGAGTCTGTCATATCATCTCCGAAGAATGCTTGGACATCACAAAGTCCTGATGAAACAGTTACATCTCCGACAAAGCTCTCACCTGACAAGAAAGAGCTACGATTCAGCACGACGGTGATGGTGGAAGAAATCGCACGGAGAGAGGATAATCAGATGAGCCCAAAGAAACGATCGGTGCAAATGATTCCGCTTAATTCATCTCTGGAAGCAGTCATCAAATCACCGCCGCTTCGAAGACAAGCACACATACTGTCCTCACCACCACCTCTTATCAACTCACCACCACCTCTCACCAACTCACCACCTCCTGATTTGAGAGCGATAACTCCCAACAGACCAAATAAGATTGTGATACCAACGGCTTTAGCAGCGCCACCCTTTGGACTTTCAAATGGAACTGATCACAATCGCAAACCACGCGATGTGTCGTCACGTTTGTCTTTCATCACCTCTAGTATAGTCACTCCATCACCCACTCCTCCACCTCCACCAGCTCTCcctaatggctttaaccaccGCAGTCCGACCAGCAGTGTATC
The DNA window shown above is from Asterias amurensis chromosome 18, ASM3211899v1 and carries:
- the LOC139950424 gene encoding uncharacterized protein encodes the protein MSTNEVLRAVRTGQLATVKRLLATGQLGRNIRDPYGATCLHLAARSGNLDLVKFFVEDAGHSTIATAQNGALPSHDAAAAGHQACLEYLLQWGCPENARDYNGATVLHLSARFGHLNHLQYLVEERALDLRDKDRRGVSVLHYAAAKGDLSCLLYLINALPDMANERTENGATPAYFAAQNGNLASLQHLVKKAGANVHLRANDGMQPVHAAAQTGQLHCVIWLIQEQGVLPMERDNDGATPLHFAASRGQSNVVRWLLGNGATCDKDHLGGTPLHDAAEHGQLECAKILVEHGCDVNKEDKDFLVASDLAKKCGHLQVSKYLRSIEKRSGKVKGKGRSCHNIPSDHEAGVYVKHSSPTSSSLSSSILSDHESSSSMGTIGEELIERLGCYEVTESPEPTPDPEYVQLFDKLSEIDPSRQGFVKITPKKTKKSPQKFHDAKDVCTQGTQTDDGRENTIPQEKKSVTTPPAISPKKSLRRQTAREESVISSPKNAWTSQSPDETVTSPTKLSPDKKELRFSTTVMVEEIARREDNQMSPKKRSVQMIPLNSSLEAVIKSPPLRRQAHILSSPPPLINSPPPLTNSPPPDLRAITPNRPNKIVIPTALAAPPFGLSNGTDHNRKPRDVSSRLSFITSSIVTPSPTPPPPPALPNGFNHRSPTSSVSPRLSSHVAGPPSPSDLAGVVLKPTSSNSSPRPSSSPSRGNHADLIAEIKAGTSLRQTRNNQSGFLRVNKDTTPRNLSPVLDKGPKVYYAADFLAKIPMVSEGGLELPDWKRRFLAKKEADKANQQAATDYKIEKQREADEMKYRDMPPWKVELLKKKEATNNRDSS